In BD1-7 clade bacterium, one genomic interval encodes:
- the hsaA_1 gene encoding Flavin-dependent monooxygenase, oxygenase subunit HsaA — protein MTDQASQQAIESRRIADEIYGKIVELQPKMRERAQQTKRDRKVPDATINELKDTGFFLALQPKVYGGYEMLPQDFFRLHLAISEACMSTAWASGIIAVHAFQIALMAKKAQEDVWSTDIHTRVSSSYAPVGKVEIVDGGFKLSGRWGWSSGCQHCTWALLGAIVPGEGYRTFLVPIEDYEIIDTWKSMGLEGTGSNDIVVENAFVPDHRTHKQLDGFNLTNPGTAVNTSSLYQIPWAQVFVRVVCTPAIGACKDALRLYTETAQKKASMDPSKHASDPSTLERISTAENTIDEMECIMMRNFDSMMHAINNGKDIGIQNRAKYRYQASLVIDKSMEVIDSLFSMAGGSSVFLGADIQQRFLDIHTARAHVANNPTNFARNLGSLHLGLENQDFFI, from the coding sequence ATGACCGACCAAGCGTCACAACAAGCTATAGAAAGTCGCCGCATTGCCGACGAAATATACGGCAAGATTGTCGAACTACAGCCCAAAATGCGTGAGCGTGCTCAGCAGACCAAACGCGATCGTAAAGTTCCTGATGCGACCATCAATGAGCTGAAAGACACCGGGTTTTTTCTTGCCCTTCAACCCAAGGTATACGGTGGCTACGAAATGCTGCCGCAAGACTTTTTCCGCCTGCACTTGGCGATCTCAGAAGCCTGTATGTCAACCGCTTGGGCCAGCGGCATTATTGCAGTGCATGCGTTCCAAATCGCACTGATGGCGAAAAAAGCCCAAGAAGACGTATGGAGCACAGACATTCATACCCGTGTCTCATCTTCTTATGCTCCTGTCGGTAAAGTTGAGATTGTCGATGGCGGCTTCAAGCTATCGGGTCGCTGGGGCTGGTCTTCAGGTTGCCAACACTGCACTTGGGCTCTGCTTGGTGCCATCGTACCCGGCGAAGGATACCGAACATTTCTGGTTCCGATTGAAGACTACGAAATTATCGACACTTGGAAGTCGATGGGCCTAGAAGGCACCGGCAGCAATGATATTGTGGTCGAAAATGCATTTGTACCCGATCATCGTACCCACAAACAATTAGACGGTTTTAACCTGACTAACCCGGGCACAGCCGTGAATACATCCTCGCTGTATCAAATCCCTTGGGCTCAAGTATTTGTTCGCGTTGTTTGCACACCCGCCATTGGGGCGTGCAAAGATGCACTGCGTTTATATACCGAAACGGCGCAGAAGAAAGCCAGCATGGATCCATCCAAACACGCTAGTGATCCATCAACACTCGAACGTATCTCAACGGCTGAAAACACGATCGATGAGATGGAATGCATTATGATGCGTAACTTCGATTCGATGATGCATGCCATCAACAATGGCAAGGATATTGGCATTCAAAACCGAGCCAAGTACCGGTATCAAGCATCACTGGTCATCGACAAAAGCATGGAGGTTATCGACAGTTTGTTTTCCATGGCCGGAGGCTCATCAGTCTTCCTCGGAGCAGATATCCAGCAGCGCTTTTTGGATATTCACACCGCCCGAGCACATGTTGCCAATAACCCGACGAACTTTGCTCGTAACCTCGGTAGCCTGCACCTTGGCTTGGAAAACCAAGACTTTTTCATCTGA
- a CDS encoding Dodecin: MKDHIYKVIEVVGSSTNSSDEAIQNAIHTASKSLDHLDWFEVAETRGHIVEGLVAHWQVRIRIGFRLENND, encoded by the coding sequence ATGAAAGATCATATCTACAAAGTTATTGAAGTAGTTGGCTCATCAACGAACAGCTCGGACGAAGCGATTCAAAATGCCATTCACACCGCATCAAAATCGCTGGATCACTTGGACTGGTTTGAAGTCGCAGAAACACGTGGGCACATAGTCGAAGGCCTTGTGGCCCACTGGCAGGTGAGAATAAGAATTGGTTTTCGCCTCGAAAACAACGATTGA
- the xthA gene encoding Exodeoxyribonuclease III → MARIISFNINGIRARQHQLEAIREELDPDVMGLQEIKVDDEKFPLADVESLGWHVEYFGQKSHYGVALVSRDKPIFVQKGYPWADDDAQKRMIHARYILGGRTVDVINGYFPQGENRKHETKFPAKETFYADLNRYLSEDLADAEHIVVMGDMNISPEDIDIGIGEPNRKRWLQQGKCSFLPEEREWYGALLDQNLADTYRQHFPEDNTRFSWFDYRSRGFNDEPKRGLRIDHILVTPELLAACSDVGISYDIRGMEKPSDHAPIWADFAD, encoded by the coding sequence GTGGCCAGAATCATCAGTTTTAATATCAACGGCATCCGTGCGCGTCAGCATCAATTGGAAGCGATTCGGGAAGAACTTGATCCGGATGTGATGGGGTTGCAGGAAATCAAAGTCGATGACGAAAAATTTCCGCTGGCTGATGTCGAATCACTGGGTTGGCATGTGGAATATTTTGGTCAGAAGAGCCATTACGGTGTCGCGTTAGTAAGCCGCGATAAGCCGATTTTTGTGCAAAAAGGCTACCCGTGGGCAGATGATGACGCACAGAAGCGAATGATTCATGCGCGTTATATCCTCGGTGGGCGAACCGTTGATGTGATCAATGGTTACTTTCCCCAAGGTGAAAACCGTAAGCATGAGACGAAATTTCCGGCAAAAGAAACGTTTTATGCGGATCTCAATCGCTATTTGAGTGAAGATTTAGCCGATGCAGAACATATCGTGGTCATGGGTGATATGAATATATCACCCGAAGACATCGATATTGGCATCGGTGAACCCAATCGAAAGCGTTGGTTACAGCAAGGTAAGTGTTCCTTTCTGCCTGAAGAGCGTGAATGGTATGGGGCATTACTTGATCAAAACTTAGCGGATACCTATCGTCAACATTTTCCTGAAGACAATACGCGGTTTTCTTGGTTTGATTACCGATCTCGCGGGTTCAATGATGAGCCTAAACGTGGCCTTCGCATAGATCACATCCTGGTGACTCCTGAATTGCTCGCAGCTTGTTCAGACGTAGGCATTAGTTACGACATTCGTGGCATGGAAAAACCCTCCGATCATGCACCTATCTGGGCAGATTTCGCTGACTAA
- the yddE gene encoding putative isomerase YddE, translating into MNVKMYQVDAFAGRAFEGNPAAVCILDSWLDDPVMQLIAAENNLSETAFVVKQSTHFEIRWFTPLHEVDLCGHATLASAHALFMHAGVKEDVITFRSRSGELQVARRGHTLEMDLPALMPEPCEIPVDIVKAFGAAPLQCLKATDYIVVFDEESDVSLLTPDMARLRNLDARGVIVTAASDTYDFVTRMFAPKLGIDEDPVTGSAFCQLIPYWADITRKTQFTAKQVSPRGGYVEGQLNVDRVLLRGTCVTYLVGEIYLPL; encoded by the coding sequence ATGAATGTCAAAATGTATCAGGTTGATGCGTTTGCCGGGCGTGCATTTGAAGGTAATCCCGCTGCAGTTTGCATACTGGATAGCTGGTTGGATGATCCCGTTATGCAATTGATTGCCGCCGAAAACAACTTGTCGGAAACGGCATTTGTGGTGAAGCAATCAACACACTTTGAAATCCGCTGGTTTACGCCGCTACATGAAGTGGATTTATGCGGCCATGCGACGCTAGCATCCGCACATGCGCTATTTATGCATGCGGGTGTTAAAGAGGATGTGATTACTTTTCGGTCTCGATCAGGTGAGCTTCAAGTCGCACGCAGAGGGCATACGCTGGAAATGGATCTACCAGCACTGATGCCCGAGCCTTGTGAAATCCCTGTCGATATCGTGAAAGCATTTGGAGCGGCACCGCTGCAGTGCCTGAAGGCGACAGATTATATTGTTGTCTTTGATGAGGAATCTGATGTGTCACTACTGACACCAGACATGGCTCGATTGCGAAATCTTGATGCCCGTGGCGTTATCGTAACTGCTGCATCCGATACTTACGACTTTGTGACTCGCATGTTTGCCCCTAAACTCGGCATTGATGAAGATCCGGTAACCGGCTCTGCGTTTTGCCAGTTGATACCGTATTGGGCCGATATCACCCGCAAGACGCAATTCACGGCAAAACAGGTATCACCCCGTGGTGGCTATGTTGAAGGCCAATTGAATGTTGATAGAGTGCTCTTACGCGGTACCTGCGTGACATATCTTGTCGGCGAGATCTATCTGCCTTTGTAA
- the ompA gene encoding Outer membrane protein A yields MKHNVFSESVFQRIRILLEKHVKAYSLLAMALTVSGHSLAEDQTPSSQASTPTNQYSNFAPHDDYIYIGGKVGWTNFAEACGNGSIDCSQNSIAGGAFVGYQWLRNFGVEFGYDNFGQATAYYEESGVLQKYKGNIYGFELTGKANFPIANSIDMFFKAGTLFFIAEVTGGGRKNQDQGFAPTVGGGFEFEANDVVDFRLEYQYFDRLGTQDVGGSKAHLTSLGILFNFGGNHVKPSKTPPPPQPLVANVNFGFDSTVIENPAALNNIIQTLKQDKHGTVVIQGYTDAIGPDEYNLKLSLERANKVASHFIKEGIEEHQIVLHGFGKTDPVASNKTPEGRQRNRHVVVIFEMPKADSTQXTQPTXXTQPTQPTQPNKHPSTGIIQSNIISAKGRQTCEQDFSS; encoded by the coding sequence ATGAAACACAACGTTTTTTCGGAATCGGTTTTTCAAAGGATCAGGATACTGTTAGAAAAACATGTAAAAGCTTATTCCTTATTAGCAATGGCGCTAACAGTAAGCGGTCATAGTTTGGCTGAAGACCAGACACCATCCTCCCAAGCTTCAACACCCACTAATCAATACAGTAACTTTGCTCCGCATGACGACTATATCTACATCGGCGGTAAGGTCGGCTGGACAAATTTCGCGGAAGCATGTGGTAACGGCAGCATTGACTGCAGCCAAAACTCCATTGCCGGTGGCGCCTTTGTGGGGTATCAGTGGCTCAGAAATTTCGGCGTCGAGTTTGGTTACGATAACTTTGGTCAAGCAACCGCCTACTACGAAGAAAGCGGTGTTTTGCAAAAGTACAAAGGCAATATCTACGGTTTCGAACTTACCGGCAAGGCGAACTTCCCCATTGCTAACAGCATCGACATGTTCTTTAAAGCCGGGACACTATTCTTCATTGCAGAAGTCACCGGTGGCGGGCGAAAAAACCAGGATCAAGGTTTCGCACCCACCGTTGGCGGCGGCTTTGAGTTTGAAGCCAATGACGTGGTCGACTTCCGGCTCGAATACCAATACTTCGATAGATTAGGAACACAAGACGTTGGCGGTTCAAAAGCACATCTGACATCCCTGGGTATTCTGTTTAATTTCGGCGGCAACCATGTCAAACCTTCAAAAACGCCACCGCCACCTCAACCGCTGGTCGCCAATGTGAACTTCGGTTTCGATAGCACCGTTATCGAAAACCCTGCTGCCCTCAACAATATCATCCAAACACTCAAACAAGATAAACACGGTACAGTGGTTATCCAAGGTTATACCGATGCTATCGGCCCTGATGAATACAACCTAAAGCTGTCACTCGAACGCGCCAATAAAGTCGCATCACACTTTATTAAAGAAGGGATCGAAGAACACCAGATCGTATTGCACGGGTTCGGGAAAACAGACCCGGTGGCCAGTAACAAAACACCTGAAGGTCGACAAAGAAACCGCCACGTTGTGGTGATTTTCGAGATGCCCAAAGCCGATAGTACGCAACNGACACAACCGACNCNACNGACACAACCGACACAACCGACACAACCGAATAAGCATCCATCAACGGGAATTATTCAATCAAATATTATATCGGCTAAAGGAAGGCAGACATGCGAACAAGACTTCTCATCATGA